A region of Methyloversatilis discipulorum DNA encodes the following proteins:
- a CDS encoding LysR family transcriptional regulator yields MRSVTGLAARRNAEKEGGNMDRIEAMRIFVQVVEKGSFSAAAEHLQLHRPVATRAVQGLERELGIRLLNRTTRKLSVTDEGEYFYQQTVQLLSGIEDIFASYSGAQRSATGKLKVSLAATIAGSIVIPALPDFQRAHPLIEIHLGVSDQPVDIFDDGIDCVVRLGELHDSSAVARRVGQVRMVTCASRRYIEQHGMPLTIDALRAHKAINFVSGRSRRLVDWTFNERRGETRLRLPSAIVTDSSDSLLTCALAGMGVIQGVRPSLQPYLDSGRLIEVLPHLPPSPKPISILYPHRTHLPGKTTVFIEWLTELIGKSCAG; encoded by the coding sequence GTGCGTTCCGTTACCGGCCTGGCGGCCCGACGCAACGCCGAAAAGGAGGGCGGCAATATGGATCGTATAGAGGCGATGCGCATCTTTGTGCAGGTTGTCGAGAAGGGGAGCTTTTCCGCGGCGGCAGAGCACCTGCAGCTCCACAGACCGGTTGCCACGCGCGCAGTCCAGGGTCTGGAGCGCGAGCTCGGAATCCGGCTGCTCAACCGCACGACCCGCAAGTTGAGCGTCACGGACGAAGGCGAGTACTTCTATCAGCAGACCGTGCAGCTTCTCTCCGGCATCGAAGACATCTTTGCCAGCTACTCGGGTGCCCAACGCAGCGCGACGGGAAAGCTCAAGGTCAGTCTGGCGGCCACGATCGCCGGATCCATCGTCATTCCCGCTCTGCCCGATTTTCAGCGCGCTCATCCGCTGATCGAAATTCACCTCGGTGTTTCGGACCAGCCGGTCGATATCTTCGATGACGGTATCGATTGCGTTGTCCGCCTGGGTGAGCTTCATGATTCGAGCGCGGTGGCCAGGCGCGTCGGACAGGTCCGCATGGTCACGTGCGCGTCACGTCGCTATATCGAGCAGCACGGAATGCCGCTTACGATCGACGCGTTGCGGGCGCACAAGGCCATCAATTTCGTCAGTGGACGAAGCAGGCGTCTTGTCGACTGGACATTCAACGAGCGCAGGGGCGAGACCCGGCTGAGACTGCCCAGCGCGATCGTGACGGACAGTTCGGATTCACTGCTGACATGTGCCCTGGCCGGGATGGGCGTCATTCAGGGGGTTCGTCCGTCGCTCCAGCCCTACCTGGACTCGGGCCGGTTGATCGAGGTGCTGCCGCACCTGCCGCCGTCCCCGAAGCCGATCTCGATTCTCTATCCGCACCGCACACACCTACCGGGCAAGACGACCGTGTTCATCGAGTGGCTGACCGAGCTCATCGGGAAGTCCTGCGCCGGGTGA
- a CDS encoding SDR family NAD(P)-dependent oxidoreductase, with protein sequence MNTFDLQNKSVVITGASSGMGRAAALAFAREGARLVLAARRSEEGEAVAAAARALGAEAVFVQADVTREEDVRRVIDQAVQRYGRLDVAFNNAGTEGLAAPLHEQPIDNFDRVMSTNVKSVFFSMKHEIAAMLESGGGAIVNNASMGSFIGFQNLSPYIASKHAVLGLTRTAALEYFPKGIRINAVCPGIIDTPFQDRVWGSEEAKQGFAKSTPPGRIGTSEEVADLVLFLASARATFFSGQGVVIDGGYTVA encoded by the coding sequence ATGAACACCTTTGATCTGCAGAACAAATCAGTTGTCATTACCGGAGCTTCGTCAGGCATGGGCCGGGCAGCTGCGCTGGCCTTTGCACGCGAAGGAGCACGCCTGGTCCTGGCGGCTCGCCGAAGCGAGGAAGGCGAAGCAGTGGCCGCGGCCGCACGCGCGCTCGGAGCCGAGGCCGTCTTCGTCCAGGCAGACGTGACACGCGAAGAGGACGTCCGTCGCGTCATCGATCAGGCCGTCCAGCGCTACGGCCGGCTGGATGTCGCCTTCAACAACGCCGGTACAGAAGGGCTTGCCGCGCCCCTGCATGAACAGCCCATCGACAACTTCGATCGGGTGATGAGCACCAATGTGAAGAGTGTCTTCTTCAGCATGAAGCATGAAATCGCCGCGATGCTCGAATCCGGTGGTGGCGCCATCGTCAACAACGCGTCCATGGGGTCATTCATCGGATTCCAGAACCTTTCCCCCTATATCGCGAGCAAGCATGCCGTACTTGGACTGACGCGCACCGCTGCGCTCGAGTACTTCCCGAAGGGCATCCGGATCAATGCCGTGTGCCCGGGCATCATCGATACACCTTTCCAGGATCGCGTCTGGGGCAGCGAGGAGGCCAAGCAGGGCTTTGCGAAGAGCACGCCGCCCGGTCGCATCGGGACGAGCGAGGAAGTGGCCGATCTCGTGCTCTTCCTGGCGTCCGCTCGCGCCACCTTCTTCAGCGGTCAGGGCGTGGTGATCGATGGTGGCTACACGGTTGCCTGA
- a CDS encoding NAD(P)-binding protein, with product MGEATVAAKAAGATEGANTFDAVVIGAGVAGLYQVYRLREMGMSVQGFEAGSGVGGT from the coding sequence ATGGGCGAAGCAACTGTGGCCGCAAAAGCGGCGGGAGCGACCGAGGGCGCGAACACCTTCGACGCGGTGGTGATCGGCGCCGGCGTGGCCGGGCTGTACCAGGTGTACCGGCTGCGCGAGATGGGCATGTCGGTGCAGGGCTTCGAAGCCGGCTCCGGCGTCGGCGGCACCTAG
- a CDS encoding zinc-dependent alcohol dehydrogenase family protein, with protein MSKVIHFNRTGGAEVLEFAEVDVAAPTAGEVQISVRALGINRAEIMFRNGEYVIDPVFPATLGYEAAGDVLAVGSDVTEVRVGDRVSVIPAFSFADYGMYGERVNAPAHAVVKIPDGISYEQAAATWMQFVTAYGALVSMGGMRAGDTVVLGASTSSVGLAAIQMANMVGATPIALTRTLNKEQQLRAAGAAHVFASSDPELPEKIRAVTGGQGARLVFDPVGGPGARALFSAMADQGIYYQYGALSAADIPVPVMDVLSRHLTLRGYELFEITTVPERLAAAKLFISEGLSSGALSPVIDRVFEFADIADAHRYMESGGQVGKIVVRV; from the coding sequence ATGTCGAAAGTCATTCATTTCAACCGCACGGGTGGTGCAGAGGTGCTCGAGTTCGCGGAGGTCGATGTTGCCGCCCCCACCGCTGGCGAGGTTCAGATCAGCGTCAGGGCTCTGGGCATCAACCGGGCGGAGATCATGTTCCGCAACGGCGAATATGTCATCGACCCTGTCTTCCCCGCGACCCTTGGCTATGAGGCGGCAGGGGACGTGCTGGCAGTCGGATCCGACGTGACCGAAGTCCGGGTCGGGGATCGCGTGAGCGTCATTCCAGCCTTCTCGTTCGCCGACTACGGCATGTACGGCGAGCGGGTGAATGCGCCGGCCCATGCCGTGGTCAAGATTCCGGACGGCATTTCCTACGAGCAGGCTGCGGCCACCTGGATGCAGTTCGTCACCGCCTATGGCGCGCTCGTATCCATGGGTGGGATGCGTGCCGGGGACACGGTTGTGCTGGGCGCGTCGACCAGCAGTGTCGGCCTCGCCGCAATCCAGATGGCGAACATGGTGGGTGCGACGCCGATTGCATTGACGCGCACCCTCAACAAGGAACAACAGCTCAGGGCTGCCGGCGCGGCCCACGTGTTTGCCAGCAGCGATCCCGAACTGCCCGAGAAGATCCGGGCAGTCACTGGTGGTCAGGGTGCGCGTCTGGTATTCGATCCCGTCGGCGGCCCTGGAGCGCGTGCGTTGTTCAGTGCGATGGCCGATCAAGGCATCTACTATCAGTACGGGGCTCTGAGTGCTGCGGATATTCCGGTACCGGTTATGGACGTGCTGTCGCGGCATCTGACCTTGCGAGGCTACGAACTCTTCGAGATCACGACCGTACCGGAGCGACTTGCCGCTGCGAAGCTGTTCATTTCGGAGGGGCTGTCGTCGGGCGCTCTCTCGCCTGTCATCGACAGGGTGTTCGAGTTCGCCGACATCGCCGACGCTCACCGATACATGGAATCGGGCGGTCAGGTCGGAAAGATCGTGGTCAGGGTCTGA
- a CDS encoding LysR family transcriptional regulator — MERLELLKVLCAASESTSFRGAAMKLGRSPQDITRAVQELERELGEVLFHRSTRKIQITQFGERFAMRARDALAAVDGLFDTRVSAPDSDMQGRVHITAPGAIGRRFLAPVISRLAGAHPGLIIELSLSEKVADVVDERIDIGIRIGFMRDQRFVARPAARIGFEVVAAPSLIDEHSRPESITDLQALPVTALMDINSGKAWPWHFKSGQQFLPHRANFITDDPETECEAVLNGMGFGQLPWYLALPHIRSGRLVPVLQVHAPDPWQICVYRPQRSPVPRRVRIVFDEIMRTLSDDTLFPQSGPADESR; from the coding sequence ATGGAACGTCTGGAACTGCTGAAGGTACTCTGTGCGGCGTCGGAATCGACCAGCTTCCGAGGCGCGGCGATGAAGCTCGGACGCTCGCCTCAGGACATCACACGCGCCGTACAGGAGCTGGAGCGGGAGCTCGGTGAGGTGCTGTTCCACCGGAGTACCCGCAAGATCCAGATCACGCAGTTCGGCGAACGGTTCGCGATGCGAGCCCGCGATGCCCTGGCGGCAGTTGACGGGTTGTTCGACACACGGGTGTCCGCACCCGATTCGGACATGCAGGGGCGCGTCCACATTACTGCGCCGGGTGCGATCGGCCGGCGATTCCTGGCACCCGTGATATCGCGCCTCGCCGGCGCGCACCCCGGCCTGATCATCGAACTCAGCCTCAGCGAAAAGGTCGCCGACGTGGTAGACGAGCGAATCGATATCGGGATTCGAATCGGGTTCATGCGTGACCAGCGCTTCGTCGCACGGCCGGCCGCGCGGATCGGTTTCGAGGTCGTTGCGGCGCCTTCGTTGATCGACGAGCATTCCAGACCGGAATCGATCACCGACCTGCAGGCCCTTCCCGTCACCGCGCTCATGGACATCAATTCCGGGAAGGCGTGGCCGTGGCATTTCAAGAGTGGCCAGCAATTTCTGCCCCACCGGGCAAACTTCATCACCGACGACCCCGAAACCGAGTGTGAGGCGGTGCTGAACGGAATGGGCTTCGGGCAACTGCCGTGGTATCTGGCCCTCCCCCATATCCGCAGCGGACGACTTGTGCCGGTGCTGCAAGTACATGCGCCGGACCCGTGGCAAATCTGCGTCTATCGGCCCCAGCGATCGCCAGTACCCAGGAGAGTCCGCATCGTCTTCGACGAAATCATGCGCACCCTCTCCGATGACACGCTGTTCCCCCAATCAGGACCCGCGGACGAATCACGCTGA
- a CDS encoding DNA cytosine methyltransferase, translating into MDLFAGCGGISLGFATAGFELAASVELDPWAAESHGANFAAISQGNNLQAHFKARDITQEDPGSIFRDLGIAGRVDEQVDVLVGGPPCQAFARVGRAKLRHEAYRRDEDDADIAFLVDGRVNLWQRYLHYVRETKPLALLMENVPDILNHGGKNVAETVAEHLREEGYVVRYTLLNASWFGVPQTRERMFLIGVHESLDADVVFPTPTHFTVLPAGYEGTRATARKLIPQHTRHSREVEHSHCWISDPSEEDGLPPATTAGEALADLPPIFAMDLLERGQIARGRKDPAEPVFYTSRQPTTAWSRLMRQWPEFGTTDNTTGHVIRYLPRDYKIFRMMEEGWQYPEIWRFVEEKRQQLMNKRWRSGESRGADADEMQAFIKNWTLPYDPGKFPNKWWKLYRDKPVRTLMAHLGKDSYSHIHFDSEQARTISVREAARLQSFPDGFVLRGSMNPAFKQIGNAVPPLVSYAIAIEIRSMIGCQPIPDMRRELMGLKQQPAVIAERSEKKKCVS; encoded by the coding sequence ATGGACCTGTTCGCCGGATGTGGCGGCATTTCGCTTGGGTTTGCCACGGCAGGCTTTGAGCTAGCTGCCTCAGTAGAGCTGGACCCATGGGCCGCCGAGTCCCATGGGGCCAACTTCGCGGCGATCAGCCAAGGGAATAACCTGCAAGCCCACTTCAAGGCCCGCGACATAACTCAGGAGGATCCCGGCTCCATCTTCCGGGACCTGGGCATCGCCGGCCGAGTCGATGAGCAAGTGGATGTGCTCGTGGGCGGACCGCCCTGTCAGGCCTTTGCGCGTGTCGGGCGCGCGAAACTTCGTCACGAGGCTTACCGCCGCGACGAGGATGACGCGGACATTGCATTTCTGGTCGACGGCCGGGTGAACCTCTGGCAGCGTTATCTGCACTACGTCCGCGAAACAAAGCCTCTCGCTCTTCTGATGGAGAACGTGCCGGATATCCTGAATCACGGGGGTAAGAACGTCGCCGAGACCGTGGCCGAGCACCTCCGCGAAGAGGGCTATGTGGTCCGCTACACTCTGCTCAATGCTTCGTGGTTCGGCGTCCCCCAGACAAGGGAGCGGATGTTTCTGATTGGTGTTCACGAAAGCCTGGATGCTGACGTCGTGTTTCCCACTCCCACTCATTTTACGGTGCTGCCCGCTGGATATGAGGGAACCCGCGCGACGGCCCGGAAGCTGATCCCGCAGCACACTAGGCACAGCCGGGAGGTCGAGCACAGCCACTGCTGGATTAGCGATCCGTCCGAAGAGGACGGCCTGCCGCCGGCTACCACTGCTGGCGAGGCGCTCGCCGACCTGCCCCCGATCTTCGCCATGGATCTGTTAGAGCGCGGACAGATCGCGCGCGGCCGGAAGGATCCTGCCGAACCCGTGTTCTACACCTCCCGTCAACCGACCACCGCCTGGTCCCGATTGATGCGGCAATGGCCGGAATTCGGCACTACCGATAACACCACCGGCCACGTCATCCGCTACCTTCCCCGCGACTACAAGATCTTCCGCATGATGGAGGAGGGCTGGCAATACCCGGAGATCTGGCGCTTCGTCGAGGAAAAGCGCCAGCAACTAATGAACAAACGGTGGCGGTCGGGCGAAAGCAGAGGAGCTGACGCTGACGAGATGCAGGCCTTCATCAAGAATTGGACGCTGCCCTACGACCCCGGGAAGTTTCCGAACAAGTGGTGGAAGTTGTACCGAGACAAGCCCGTGCGCACGCTAATGGCGCACCTCGGCAAGGACTCCTACAGCCACATTCATTTTGACAGCGAACAGGCGAGAACCATTTCGGTCAGGGAGGCGGCGCGGCTGCAGTCCTTCCCTGATGGGTTCGTGCTGCGTGGAAGTATGAATCCTGCCTTCAAGCAGATTGGCAATGCCGTACCACCGCTCGTTTCCTACGCAATCGCCATTGAGATACGCTCGATGATCGGCTGCCAGCCGATTCCGGACATGCGCAGGGAATTGATGGGCTTGAAACAGCAGCCGGCAGTGATCGCCGAGAGGAGTGAAAAGAAGAAATGCGTTTCCTGA
- a CDS encoding zinc-dependent alcohol dehydrogenase family protein: MTSTTMRAITLNSAGLADLHMTTLAVPRPGPDEVLIRVKAASINYRDLVVMKGVYKPDIGFPFVPLSDASGEVAEVGSAVSRFRVGDRVIPTFIQGWYGGLPIPERRANWTLGWPRTGVLQEFIVVPADDAVLAPRNLNHFEASTLSIAGVTAWSALRAGNIKAGDWVLVQGTGGVSLFALQLARSMGARVVLLTSNEEKAARAVSLGADHVIDYRTTPEWAAAVMSATDGRGVDIVVETAGNTLSESLKAVAFGGFVGVVGFLGGFSATVGIVPMIERMIRVEGIAVGSRNQFEAMNRAIEAHDIVPVIDSVTPFERAAEAFQRMEAGKHFGKMVIEF; the protein is encoded by the coding sequence ATGACATCCACCACCATGCGTGCGATCACGCTCAACTCGGCCGGTCTTGCCGATCTGCACATGACCACCCTCGCCGTGCCCAGACCGGGTCCGGATGAGGTACTGATACGGGTAAAGGCGGCAAGCATCAACTATCGCGACCTCGTCGTGATGAAGGGCGTCTACAAGCCTGACATCGGTTTTCCCTTCGTGCCGCTGTCGGATGCGAGCGGAGAAGTCGCCGAGGTCGGCTCTGCGGTTTCCCGTTTCCGTGTGGGCGATCGCGTGATTCCCACCTTTATTCAGGGATGGTACGGCGGACTCCCCATCCCGGAGCGTCGAGCGAACTGGACGCTTGGCTGGCCGCGAACCGGGGTGCTTCAGGAGTTCATCGTCGTGCCGGCCGATGACGCCGTCCTCGCACCGCGAAACCTGAACCATTTCGAGGCGTCGACGCTGTCGATTGCGGGGGTGACTGCGTGGTCCGCTCTGCGCGCCGGGAACATCAAGGCCGGTGACTGGGTGCTGGTGCAGGGTACGGGGGGCGTGTCTCTGTTCGCACTGCAGCTCGCCAGGAGCATGGGCGCGCGCGTCGTCCTGCTGACTTCGAATGAGGAGAAGGCCGCTCGTGCAGTTTCACTGGGTGCGGATCACGTCATCGACTATCGCACCACGCCGGAGTGGGCGGCCGCTGTCATGTCGGCCACCGATGGTCGCGGTGTCGACATCGTGGTGGAGACGGCCGGCAACACGCTGTCCGAATCACTGAAGGCGGTCGCGTTCGGCGGATTCGTGGGTGTCGTCGGATTTCTCGGCGGGTTCTCGGCAACGGTCGGCATCGTGCCGATGATTGAAAGAATGATCCGCGTCGAGGGCATCGCGGTCGGATCGAGGAATCAGTTCGAGGCGATGAATCGGGCGATCGAGGCGCATGACATCGTGCCGGTCATCGATTCGGTGACGCCGTTTGAACGCGCGGCAGAGGCATTCCAGCGCATGGAAGCGGGGAAGCACTTCGGAAAGATGGTCATCGAGTTCTGA
- a CDS encoding flavin-containing monooxygenase yields MFKNWQPSERFPAQPETERWLNYVADRADLRKHFRFDTRVTAARYDEAKRQWAITTDAGDTVTARFLICCTGMLSAPLTSVFPGQDSFRGQIFHTARWPKERVEFVGKRVGVVGTGATGIQVIQTIAPQVGHLKVFLRTPQYVIPMRNPKYSPADWARQGERFAQIRDRVARTFSGFEYDFENGAWADLTPAQRTEVLERLWADGSLALWLASFAEMFFDEKVNDVVSEFVRDKMRARIKDPALCEKLIPTSYGFGTHRVPLESNYLEVFHQPNVDIVDVKQAPIERIVPEGVMTADGTVHELDILVLATGFDAGSGALTRIDIRGRDGRSLKEEWGQEIRTTMGLQVHGYPNMFTTGAPLAPSAALCNMTTCLQQQVDWITACIRSMRDKGQQVIEPSKALQDQWVAHHDETANRTLVVKTDSWYMGTNVAGKPRRLLSYIGGVGTYRQKCDEVAASGYRGFTFA; encoded by the coding sequence ATGTTCAAGAACTGGCAGCCGAGCGAGCGCTTCCCGGCGCAGCCGGAAACCGAACGCTGGCTGAACTACGTCGCCGACCGTGCCGACCTGCGCAAGCACTTCCGTTTCGACACCCGCGTCACCGCGGCGCGCTACGACGAAGCGAAGCGGCAGTGGGCGATCACTACCGACGCCGGCGATACGGTGACGGCGCGCTTCCTGATCTGCTGCACCGGCATGCTGTCGGCGCCGCTGACCTCGGTGTTTCCGGGGCAGGACAGCTTCCGCGGGCAGATCTTCCACACGGCACGCTGGCCGAAGGAACGGGTCGAGTTCGTCGGCAAGCGCGTCGGCGTGGTCGGCACCGGTGCCACCGGCATCCAGGTGATCCAGACCATCGCGCCGCAGGTCGGCCACCTGAAGGTGTTCCTGCGCACGCCGCAGTACGTGATACCGATGCGCAACCCGAAGTACAGCCCGGCCGACTGGGCCAGGCAGGGTGAGCGCTTCGCGCAGATCCGCGACCGCGTGGCGCGCACCTTTTCCGGCTTCGAGTACGACTTCGAGAACGGCGCCTGGGCCGACCTCACGCCGGCGCAGCGCACCGAGGTGCTGGAGCGGCTGTGGGCCGACGGCTCGCTGGCGCTGTGGCTGGCCTCCTTCGCCGAAATGTTCTTCGACGAGAAGGTGAACGACGTCGTGTCCGAATTCGTGCGCGACAAGATGCGCGCGCGCATCAAGGACCCGGCACTGTGCGAAAAACTCATCCCGACCAGTTACGGCTTCGGCACCCACCGCGTGCCGCTGGAGAGCAATTACCTTGAGGTGTTCCACCAGCCGAACGTCGACATCGTCGACGTGAAGCAGGCGCCGATCGAACGCATCGTGCCCGAGGGCGTCATGACCGCCGACGGCACCGTGCATGAACTCGACATTCTGGTGCTCGCCACCGGCTTCGACGCCGGCTCCGGCGCGCTCACCCGCATCGACATCCGCGGCCGTGACGGCCGTTCGCTGAAGGAGGAGTGGGGACAGGAAATCCGCACCACGATGGGCCTGCAGGTGCACGGCTATCCCAACATGTTCACCACCGGCGCGCCGCTGGCGCCGTCGGCCGCGCTGTGCAACATGACCACCTGCCTGCAGCAGCAGGTCGACTGGATCACCGCCTGCATACGCTCGATGCGCGACAAGGGCCAGCAGGTGATCGAGCCGTCGAAGGCGCTGCAGGACCAGTGGGTCGCCCACCACGACGAGACGGCAAACAGGACGCTCGTGGTGAAGACCGACTCCTGGTACATGGGCACCAACGTCGCGGGCAAGCCGCGCCGTCTGCTGTCCTATATCGGTGGCGTCGGCACCTACCGCCAGAAGTGCGACGAGGTCGCGGCCAGCGGCTATCGCGGCTTCACCTTCGCCTGA
- a CDS encoding helix-turn-helix domain-containing protein, whose product MTTNEEVVSAAELGRHLMQVRERSGMKQAELAKRVSLSPAVLSRIESGDRTVTLQEVQDILDQLDTPEAAELAKALHRTWQVLPRPPLDHPNQDMLWEAEQVARELAQLRDQPDTPHAFERRLSEYTDELNRGAAMLLKREHQIAFIGSIGVGKSTAICKMTGLEIQKEDGSMTPVLEVGGGGITVCEVHLRTGPQFGLIVEPKDDNELRQDVLDLADSILKGAVASEEEGPTGQESQGISKEVARALRNMAGLAVQRTKGPDGKRTTTDPAKQLAQEFPTQREFAVEFLSRMNLHRRDKRDIWYDSACGKSPKAWLRDIFSAINNGRSPDFTLPRRIEVVVPERLLQVADLTVRFIDTKGIDRNAAREDIEVHFDDPHTLAVMCSYFNNAPGAEARLLLERAKDAGVRTLDTNAALMVLPRPTEALAMKDDASSAPVESVEEGYELKAEQIALALEPLGLQTLSVAFFNANEDAASSAQAFLLERLTRARAAFCTRLGEAINGARTLLHNHGEERIQAVLRDAGETMHTWAAQNATVPPPQGHVQESLLAQIQVAYASTVRAAVRREGEWPQLSYAHHIGYSARRLAVMALEKPVQQFTGHCKLLAATPRYAEAAELLAQAERVLTASYEELLRKVQLMAQTVFRDALKADPFLWQACMDEWGQGPGYKSRVAEHNREWFGNEARLKLEDELKSLIAREWARALANVTTLLEPQQTAAR is encoded by the coding sequence ATGACCACCAATGAAGAAGTAGTATCCGCCGCCGAATTAGGCCGGCACCTGATGCAGGTACGTGAGCGCAGCGGCATGAAGCAAGCGGAACTCGCTAAGCGCGTCTCGCTTAGCCCTGCGGTGCTGTCGCGCATCGAGAGCGGCGACCGTACTGTCACCCTCCAGGAAGTCCAAGACATCCTCGACCAGCTCGACACGCCCGAGGCAGCAGAGCTCGCGAAGGCGCTCCATCGGACGTGGCAGGTGCTTCCAAGACCCCCCCTAGACCATCCCAACCAAGACATGCTCTGGGAAGCCGAGCAGGTTGCTCGTGAGCTCGCGCAACTCCGAGATCAGCCTGACACGCCGCATGCCTTTGAGCGTCGGCTGTCGGAGTACACCGACGAGCTGAACCGTGGAGCGGCGATGCTGCTTAAACGTGAGCACCAGATCGCCTTCATTGGCAGCATCGGCGTCGGCAAGTCCACGGCCATCTGCAAGATGACTGGCCTCGAAATCCAGAAAGAGGATGGGTCGATGACGCCAGTCCTTGAGGTCGGTGGCGGAGGCATCACGGTGTGCGAAGTTCATCTACGCACAGGCCCCCAGTTTGGCCTCATTGTGGAGCCCAAGGACGACAACGAATTACGGCAGGACGTCTTGGATCTGGCTGACAGCATTCTTAAGGGGGCCGTCGCTTCCGAAGAGGAGGGGCCTACTGGCCAAGAATCGCAGGGCATCTCCAAGGAAGTCGCCCGGGCACTGCGCAACATGGCCGGCCTCGCCGTCCAACGTACCAAGGGCCCAGACGGCAAGCGAACGACGACAGACCCCGCCAAACAGCTGGCGCAGGAGTTCCCCACGCAGCGCGAATTCGCAGTCGAGTTTCTCAGCCGCATGAACCTGCATCGTCGTGACAAACGGGACATCTGGTATGACAGTGCCTGTGGCAAGTCACCAAAGGCTTGGTTGCGCGACATTTTCAGCGCCATCAACAACGGACGGAGCCCCGACTTCACTCTGCCGCGCCGCATCGAAGTTGTGGTCCCTGAGAGGTTGCTACAGGTGGCGGACCTTACGGTGCGCTTCATTGACACCAAGGGGATCGACCGGAACGCCGCGCGCGAGGACATCGAAGTCCACTTCGATGACCCACACACGCTGGCTGTCATGTGCTCTTACTTCAACAATGCCCCCGGCGCGGAAGCACGGCTCCTGCTCGAACGAGCGAAGGATGCCGGCGTTCGCACATTGGACACAAACGCAGCCCTTATGGTGCTGCCTCGTCCAACCGAAGCACTCGCAATGAAGGACGACGCCTCAAGTGCCCCTGTCGAGAGCGTCGAGGAGGGCTACGAGCTGAAGGCCGAGCAGATCGCCCTTGCTCTCGAACCCCTCGGCCTGCAAACGCTAAGCGTAGCCTTTTTCAACGCCAATGAAGACGCGGCGTCATCAGCGCAGGCGTTTCTGCTCGAACGACTGACGCGCGCGCGCGCGGCGTTCTGCACACGCCTTGGCGAGGCCATTAACGGTGCGCGCACTTTGCTACACAATCACGGCGAGGAACGCATACAGGCGGTACTTCGGGACGCTGGCGAAACAATGCACACGTGGGCAGCACAGAACGCCACTGTTCCGCCTCCACAAGGCCACGTCCAGGAGAGCCTGCTGGCACAAATTCAAGTCGCCTATGCCAGCACAGTGCGGGCGGCTGTGCGCCGCGAGGGCGAATGGCCGCAACTGAGCTATGCGCACCATATTGGCTACAGCGCCAGACGCCTCGCTGTAATGGCCCTCGAAAAGCCAGTGCAGCAGTTTACGGGTCACTGCAAGCTCTTGGCAGCAACACCGCGATATGCAGAGGCAGCAGAGCTGCTGGCTCAAGCTGAGCGCGTGCTGACCGCCTCCTACGAAGAACTGCTGCGAAAGGTCCAGTTGATGGCCCAAACAGTTTTCAGGGATGCGCTGAAGGCGGACCCCTTTCTGTGGCAAGCCTGCATGGACGAGTGGGGTCAAGGCCCTGGTTATAAGAGCCGCGTCGCCGAGCACAATCGCGAGTGGTTCGGAAATGAGGCCCGACTGAAGCTGGAAGACGAGCTTAAGTCTCTCATCGCACGCGAATGGGCACGGGCCTTGGCGAACGTAACCACGTTGCTCGAACCTCAGCAGACAGCGGCCAGGTGA